A part of Chiloscyllium punctatum isolate Juve2018m chromosome 27, sChiPun1.3, whole genome shotgun sequence genomic DNA contains:
- the LOC140453296 gene encoding interferon alpha-inducible protein 27-like protein 2A isoform X2 — MLRIGAIITVATIAAAPVILGAVGFTSAGIAGGSIAASMMSSAAIANGGGVAAGSLVAVLQSAGAAGIPVAAKLGLGAAGACIGALF; from the exons ATGCTGCGAATTGGAGCTATAATAACAG TTGCTACCATTGCTGCTGCCCCAGTGATTCTGGGAGCTGTGGGATTTACCAGTGCTGGAATAGCAGGAGGCTCCATAGCAGCAAGTATGATGTCTTCAGCAGCTATCGCCAATGGGGGAGGAGTAGCTGCTGGAAGTCTGGTGGCCGTCCTTCAATCTGCTG GGGCGGCTGGAATCCCAGTAGCTGCCAAACTTGGACTGGGAGCTGCCGGTGCTTGTATTGGTGCACTTTTCTGA
- the LOC140453296 gene encoding interferon alpha-inducible protein 27-like protein 2A isoform X1 → MLRIGAIITGTVATIAAAPVILGAVGFTSAGIAGGSIAASMMSSAAIANGGGVAAGSLVAVLQSAGAAGIPVAAKLGLGAAGACIGALF, encoded by the exons ATGCTGCGAATTGGAGCTATAATAACAGGTACAG TTGCTACCATTGCTGCTGCCCCAGTGATTCTGGGAGCTGTGGGATTTACCAGTGCTGGAATAGCAGGAGGCTCCATAGCAGCAAGTATGATGTCTTCAGCAGCTATCGCCAATGGGGGAGGAGTAGCTGCTGGAAGTCTGGTGGCCGTCCTTCAATCTGCTG GGGCGGCTGGAATCCCAGTAGCTGCCAAACTTGGACTGGGAGCTGCCGGTGCTTGTATTGGTGCACTTTTCTGA
- the LOC140453297 gene encoding interferon alpha-inducible protein 27-like protein 2A, translated as MLGIGAIITGAVATIAAAPVILGAVGFTSAGIAGGSIAASMMSSAAIANGGGVAAGSLVAVLQSAGAAGISVAVKIGLGAAGAFIGALF; from the exons ATGCTGGGAATTGGAGCTATAATAACAGGTGCAG TTGCTACCATTGCTGCTGCCCCAGTGATTCTGGGAGCTGTGGGATTTACCAGTGCTGGAATAGCAGGAGGCTCCATAGCAGCAAGTATGATGTCTTCAGCAGCTATCGCCAATGGGGGAGGAGTAGCTGCTGGAAGTCTGGTGGCCGTCCTTCAATCTGCTG GGGCGGCTGGAATCTCAGTAGCTGTCAAAATTGGACTGGGAGCTGCCGGTGCTTTTATTGGTGCACTTTTCTGA